GTACAGCCGCCGGAAAAAAATATGCTGCTATGACGGTTCAGCGGCTCTTTCGTTATTCATCAACAATAGCAACAGGTCAGCCCGGTCCTGTTAGTAACCCACTGTAAAACAGATGAATATTTAATCTGGTGAGCGACTGAGTCTAGTATATTAACTTCCTGAACTTCTTGAGGAATTTTAAGAAGCCTAAGAACACTTGATTCTTTAACTTCTTTGACTTGCTAAACATGTTAGACTTCTTTAAGAAGCTAAACATGTCAGACTTCTTTAACTTCCTCAGGAAGCTTGGCAGGTGACAGAAGTCGAGGAAGTTTTAATTCTTTATTATTGCTGTCAGATCAAGCGTGTGCTGCACCATGAAGATTATTGTATTTGCTAACCACAAGGGGGGAGTCGGAAAGACTACGTCTACGCTTAGCGTGGCTCAAACCTTGGCACGTGACGGCTACCGCGTGCTCTTAATTGATTGCGACGCCCAGCGTAATCTTTCCCTTGCCTTCCGCTTGCCGGCAGGCTATCCGGATCTAGGATTGGTTTTAGAGAAAAAAGCTCAGTTGACCGACGTTGTCCTGGCGATAGAGGAACACTTGCACTTAGTGGCCGCTACCCCGGATCTGGACTATCTAGAAAAAATGGTTGGCCAGCAATTAGGCTACGAGAGTATCCTGCGGAAGGGGTTGGCACCTCTGCAGGACCAGTATGACTACTGTCTGATTGATACCCCGCCTTCATTATCTGCCCTTACGTACATGGCGCTGGTAGCTTGTAACGCGGTATTTATTCCG
This genomic window from Hymenobacter sp. DG01 contains:
- a CDS encoding ParA family protein, with product MKIIVFANHKGGVGKTTSTLSVAQTLARDGYRVLLIDCDAQRNLSLAFRLPAGYPDLGLVLEKKAQLTDVVLAIEEHLHLVAATPDLDYLEKMVGQQLGYESILRKGLAPLQDQYDYCLIDTPPSLSALTYMALVACNAVFIPCQPEYFGYEGLNKLMQACERVKDLYNPNLTIGGIFFTKYSSRYRKKLHHDIVALIDSKYSEAKLLMETTIRENVSLAEAQIKKQSIYRWAPESNGATDYESLTQEIIARV